A genomic region of Catalinimonas niigatensis contains the following coding sequences:
- a CDS encoding DUF1206 domain-containing protein: MNDLTYTAKSAGRKAKGSLPETEKWIEKLARFGYASKGVIYILIGVLAAMAAFGAGGQTSGTEGVFQKVLQQPFGQILLALIGIGLVGYAIWRLIAGIKDAEHKGDDTKGIIFRIGYVISGVIHGFLAFQAFKMIAGSGGSSGGGGEQTLAAKLLAQPAGQWLVGIVAVLAFAFGLYQIYKGWADKFGDDVRDGGVNRDIKNLYMKLGKAGFIARGIVFSIIAFFFFRAAVTASSSQAGGTDKVFSFLSSTGGPWLMGLVAIGLAGYGVFQIVKARYKPFNTK, encoded by the coding sequence ATGAATGATCTTACCTATACTGCTAAATCTGCTGGCAGGAAAGCAAAAGGCAGCCTTCCTGAAACTGAAAAATGGATTGAAAAGCTAGCCCGATTTGGCTATGCTTCCAAAGGAGTAATTTATATTTTGATTGGTGTGCTTGCTGCCATGGCAGCATTTGGAGCGGGTGGACAAACTTCCGGTACCGAAGGAGTTTTCCAGAAAGTCCTTCAACAACCCTTTGGACAAATACTGCTTGCTTTGATAGGTATTGGTTTAGTGGGGTATGCTATCTGGCGTCTGATAGCGGGTATCAAAGATGCTGAGCATAAGGGGGATGATACCAAAGGAATTATTTTCAGAATAGGATATGTAATTAGTGGTGTAATCCATGGTTTCCTTGCTTTTCAGGCTTTCAAAATGATCGCTGGGTCCGGCGGAAGTAGTGGGGGCGGTGGAGAACAGACTCTCGCGGCTAAATTATTGGCACAACCTGCCGGACAGTGGCTGGTAGGCATAGTGGCTGTGTTGGCATTTGCTTTCGGATTATATCAAATTTATAAAGGTTGGGCAGATAAGTTTGGTGATGATGTGAGAGATGGAGGTGTAAATAGAGATATCAAAAATCTATACATGAAACTTGGGAAGGCAGGGTTTATCGCTAGAGGTATAGTATTTTCCATCATCGCGTTTTTCTTTTTCAGGGCTGCTGTCACTGCAAGTTCTTCTCAGGCAGGTGGTACAGATAAAGTTTTTAGTTTCTTAAGTTCTACAGGCGGACCCTGGCTGATGGGATTGGTAGCGATTGGTCTGGCCGGTTACGGCGTATTCCAGATCGTAAAAGCGAGATATAAGCCATTCAATACGAAATAA
- a CDS encoding ATP-binding cassette domain-containing protein, with protein MIDIQNVKIIKYGQKLFHDFSWTIREDEHWVISGANGSGKTLLLELLAGKVQLAQGRVRYNFILDHDWDSYYEALRSHIQYIPAHAAHSLLKKHHGLFYQQRYYGSFNESIPLVKEIFEQGLEQLHELEIPLSFNIASLLDLPLTRLSNGQFKKVLILKHLLAGQTKLLLLDYPFEGLDSRSRADLSDFIDHIANQKGIQVILSDHYHHLPQVINRRLTLNNFRIQQQRTIQPSKVSVADKPQKRVNHDDVADSKSIVEMKNLRIQYGQKVILENFHWMIRQGERWALTGANGSGKTTLFSLIYADHPLAYSQEIYLFGKRRGTGESIWDIKKRVNYLGPELISFLNPRGISDTGFDYIKNRQKLNDEASLQELIVYLQAEAFMRKPLSQLSSGELQILLLIQCFLEEKELLLLDEPFQFLDDQQKERVSVYMQKYLDKDKTLIMITHYEDDITRWSEYVMNI; from the coding sequence ATGATAGACATACAAAATGTAAAGATTATCAAATATGGACAAAAGCTTTTTCATGATTTTAGCTGGACAATCCGAGAGGACGAGCATTGGGTGATCAGCGGTGCCAATGGTAGTGGCAAAACCTTATTGCTGGAGTTGCTGGCAGGTAAAGTTCAGCTAGCTCAAGGGAGAGTCAGGTACAATTTTATTCTTGATCATGATTGGGATAGCTATTACGAAGCATTGCGGAGCCATATTCAATACATCCCTGCACATGCAGCCCATTCCCTGCTCAAAAAGCATCATGGGCTTTTTTATCAGCAACGTTATTATGGATCTTTTAACGAAAGCATTCCGCTGGTAAAAGAAATTTTTGAACAGGGTCTGGAGCAGCTTCATGAACTGGAGATACCGCTTAGTTTCAACATAGCATCATTGCTGGATCTGCCGCTCACGCGCTTATCCAACGGGCAGTTTAAAAAAGTGCTTATCCTTAAACATCTTCTAGCAGGACAGACAAAGCTCCTGCTACTTGACTATCCTTTTGAAGGACTGGATAGCAGGAGTCGGGCAGACCTCAGCGATTTCATTGACCATATCGCCAATCAAAAGGGAATTCAGGTTATACTCAGTGATCATTACCATCATTTACCGCAGGTAATTAACCGCAGGCTTACCCTGAATAATTTCCGTATACAGCAGCAGAGAACGATACAGCCATCTAAAGTGAGTGTAGCTGATAAACCTCAAAAAAGAGTAAATCACGATGATGTAGCTGACAGTAAGTCCATTGTAGAGATGAAAAATCTGCGTATACAATACGGTCAAAAAGTAATCTTAGAGAATTTTCACTGGATGATACGTCAAGGTGAAAGATGGGCACTTACCGGGGCTAACGGTTCGGGTAAAACAACACTTTTCAGTTTGATCTATGCAGATCATCCTTTGGCATATAGTCAGGAAATTTATCTCTTTGGTAAACGAAGAGGGACCGGTGAATCTATCTGGGATATCAAAAAGAGAGTAAATTATCTGGGCCCCGAACTGATTAGTTTCCTTAACCCCAGAGGCATAAGCGATACCGGATTTGACTACATAAAAAACAGGCAAAAACTAAACGATGAAGCATCCCTTCAGGAGTTGATAGTATACTTACAGGCAGAGGCTTTTATGCGTAAGCCTCTTAGTCAGCTTTCTTCCGGAGAGTTACAGATTTTGTTATTGATACAGTGTTTTTTAGAAGAAAAGGAGCTTTTGTTATTAGACGAGCCTTTCCAGTTTCTGGATGATCAACAGAAAGAACGCGTAAGTGTCTATATGCAGAAGTATCTGGACAAAGACAAAACCCTGATAATGATTACACATTATGAAGATGATATTACCCGATGGAGCGAGTATGTGATGAATATTTGA
- a CDS encoding PAS domain-containing sensor histidine kinase, with translation MDTTLLQDEIEEMANIGSYEVDIASNTWHGSRNFIKIFGLPLKDQYTLEEFQALVHPEDFPKVMQEYRHSLLHNEDFNCDYRCIKPDGQVIYVHSRSKVIRSTDNLPLKVIGIKQDITELKLQALQLERLNELNRQKSEVLAHVAHDLKSPLNGIEGLISILNTNQETEQSKLWDLMENACIYASELVSDLIEMSEIESITKDIPKQMLNINELLQIAIERLEVMADKKKIKVQTSLSDDALVPVNRVKMIRAFTNLLSNAIKFSHAQQKIQIKTRRYNQFLHICIQDEGIGMHANEVKQLFQRFSPVSHKGTSGEKSTGLGLYIVKQIIDLHGGKVYVESEIKKGSAFHIYLPLS, from the coding sequence ATGGATACTACATTATTGCAGGATGAAATTGAGGAGATGGCCAACATAGGCAGTTACGAGGTTGATATCGCCAGCAATACCTGGCATGGCTCCCGAAACTTCATCAAAATCTTCGGCCTACCTCTTAAAGATCAATACACACTAGAAGAGTTTCAGGCTTTGGTGCATCCTGAAGATTTCCCTAAGGTGATGCAGGAGTATAGGCATAGTCTGCTGCATAATGAAGATTTTAACTGCGATTACAGATGCATCAAACCCGATGGACAAGTCATCTACGTGCATAGCCGGAGTAAAGTGATTCGTTCTACAGATAACCTTCCCCTCAAAGTAATAGGCATCAAACAGGATATCACGGAGCTTAAGCTACAGGCATTGCAACTTGAGCGCTTAAATGAGCTAAATCGTCAGAAGAGTGAAGTACTGGCGCATGTAGCCCATGACCTGAAAAGTCCTCTTAATGGCATTGAGGGCTTAATCTCTATCCTCAATACCAATCAGGAAACAGAGCAAAGTAAACTATGGGATCTGATGGAGAATGCCTGTATATATGCCTCTGAACTGGTAAGCGATCTGATAGAAATGTCAGAAATAGAAAGCATTACAAAGGACATACCCAAACAAATGCTCAACATCAACGAGCTTTTACAGATTGCCATTGAACGTTTGGAAGTGATGGCCGACAAAAAAAAGATTAAGGTACAAACATCTCTTTCAGACGATGCCCTGGTTCCGGTTAACCGGGTAAAAATGATCCGGGCTTTTACCAATCTTTTATCCAATGCCATCAAGTTTTCTCATGCTCAACAAAAGATTCAAATCAAAACGCGAAGATATAATCAGTTTCTTCATATCTGCATACAGGATGAAGGTATAGGAATGCATGCTAATGAAGTAAAGCAGTTGTTCCAAAGATTTTCGCCTGTCTCTCACAAAGGTACTTCCGGTGAAAAGTCCACCGGCTTAGGCTTGTACATTGTGAAACAGATCATAGACCTGCACGGAGGGAAAGTCTATGTGGAAAGCGAAATAAAAAAGGGATCTGCCTTTCATATCTACCTTCCATTGTCATGA
- a CDS encoding trimeric intracellular cation channel family protein, with protein MTDLLYLLEIIGTFVFAVSGIITASERKMDPFGASVIAFITAVGGGTVRDVLIGSVPVGWMLNLHYLYTILAGILVTFLMKKQIMKLHKTMFLFDAIGIGLFTILGLQKTMAAGLSPLIGVMMGTVSAVFGGVLRDIFSNRVPLIFRNEIYATACLLGGLVFLLLGYLGVEKLISTLGAMLFVIVLRLLAVRFKWYLPTLK; from the coding sequence ATGACAGATTTACTTTACCTACTGGAAATTATTGGCACCTTTGTGTTTGCCGTGAGCGGTATCATCACTGCCAGCGAAAGAAAGATGGACCCTTTTGGAGCGTCAGTGATCGCCTTCATTACAGCAGTGGGCGGAGGTACTGTGCGTGATGTATTGATTGGGAGTGTGCCGGTGGGTTGGATGCTTAACCTGCATTACCTGTACACAATTCTGGCAGGTATTCTAGTTACTTTTCTCATGAAAAAGCAAATCATGAAGCTGCACAAAACCATGTTTCTCTTTGATGCCATAGGGATCGGATTATTTACCATTCTGGGTTTGCAGAAAACCATGGCTGCCGGACTTTCCCCTCTGATCGGCGTTATGATGGGCACCGTTTCGGCAGTATTTGGCGGTGTGCTCAGAGATATTTTTTCCAATCGGGTGCCGCTTATTTTTAGAAACGAAATCTATGCGACAGCTTGCCTGTTGGGAGGGCTGGTTTTTCTTTTGTTAGGTTACCTGGGAGTAGAAAAACTCATCAGCACACTTGGTGCCATGCTCTTTGTAATTGTACTGAGGCTCCTGGCGGTCAGGTTTAAGTGGTACCTGCCTACATTAAAATAG
- a CDS encoding nucleoside hydrolase — protein sequence MASVFLISDKFLFAAILFCFVFFSLPLQAQPMQVIIDADTGNEMDDLYAIVGAILSEDMDVIGLSSAHFNNAQLLTDSMWHIYPTANINTLEISQQLNEELLQAIDREDIPHPEGANRMLGYAWGYYKGAPLPSSAATDFIIAQANQVAEGEKLTVVCLGAVTNVATAIELAPEIATKLSVYLLGMSYDVENGIWNKNEFNVRNDLNGMDRLLANEALELYVMPASTSSSLKFGQEKSLKKLKTIQHPVSDILARRWAEVSADKQWTMWDLALIEAMIHPETATLEERLSPAENGGRPIQVYTEIKPQQMEANFWKSLEQKLGK from the coding sequence ATGGCTTCTGTTTTTTTAATCTCCGATAAGTTTCTTTTCGCAGCAATCCTTTTCTGTTTTGTCTTCTTCTCGTTGCCTTTGCAGGCACAGCCCATGCAGGTGATCATTGATGCCGACACCGGTAATGAAATGGATGATCTGTATGCCATCGTGGGTGCCATCTTATCAGAAGATATGGATGTGATCGGGCTGAGCTCTGCGCATTTCAACAATGCCCAACTCCTCACCGACAGCATGTGGCATATTTATCCTACCGCCAATATCAATACGCTTGAAATCAGTCAGCAACTCAACGAAGAACTTTTACAAGCGATAGACAGAGAAGACATTCCTCATCCGGAAGGAGCTAACCGTATGCTGGGCTATGCCTGGGGATACTACAAAGGTGCTCCCCTCCCCTCTTCGGCTGCCACTGATTTTATCATTGCACAAGCCAATCAAGTGGCTGAAGGTGAAAAACTGACTGTAGTCTGTCTGGGCGCTGTGACCAACGTAGCCACAGCCATAGAACTCGCCCCTGAAATTGCCACTAAGCTTTCTGTTTACCTTTTAGGAATGTCTTATGATGTGGAAAATGGTATCTGGAACAAAAATGAATTCAATGTGCGCAATGACCTCAATGGGATGGACCGCTTGCTTGCCAACGAAGCGCTGGAACTCTATGTAATGCCTGCCAGTACCAGTAGCAGCCTGAAGTTTGGCCAGGAGAAATCATTGAAAAAGCTCAAAACTATCCAGCATCCGGTCAGTGATATTCTTGCCCGCCGATGGGCTGAAGTAAGTGCTGACAAACAGTGGACGATGTGGGACCTTGCCTTAATAGAAGCAATGATTCATCCGGAAACGGCTACCCTGGAAGAGCGACTATCCCCCGCTGAAAATGGTGGACGCCCGATTCAGGTGTATACCGAAATTAAACCGCAGCAAATGGAAGCCAATTTCTGGAAAAGTCTGGAGCAAAAGCTGGGAAAATGA
- a CDS encoding MBOAT family O-acyltransferase: MLFNSLDFAIFLPIVFVLYWFVTNKNLKLQNFLIVAASYFFYGWWDWRFLSLIFFSTLVDYSVGQRLKVVNNLLHRMILLWTSILVNLGFLGFFKYYNFFLDNFITAFSFFGQEIQANSLNIILPVGISFYTFQTLSYTIDVYKRRLEPARDFITFSAFVSFFPQLVAGPIERATHLLPQFYEKRTFDYSKAVDGMRQILWGLFKKIVIADNCAEYANLIFNNSSDYSGSTLVLGALFFTFQIYGDFSGYSDIAIGTSRLFGFDLMQNFNYPYFSRDIAEFWRRWHISLSTWFRDYLYIPLGGSRGGTLMKVRNTFIIFIVSGFWHGANWTFIVWGALNAIYFLPLLLTNNNRNHLETVAQGKSLPSLKELSLILITFSLTVFAWIFFRASSIEHAISYISEILSPSLLTVPDFAGRQGAFSTVLLVMFFVLTEWKGREGQYAIADALLKRKRSIRWVYYLSIVFLIFWFQGDQQGFIYFQF, translated from the coding sequence ATGCTTTTCAATTCACTTGACTTTGCAATTTTTCTACCCATAGTTTTTGTGCTTTATTGGTTTGTAACCAATAAAAATCTTAAACTTCAAAATTTTCTGATCGTGGCTGCCAGCTACTTTTTTTATGGTTGGTGGGACTGGCGATTCCTGTCTCTGATTTTTTTCAGCACTTTGGTTGATTATTCAGTGGGTCAAAGACTCAAGGTAGTCAATAACTTACTACATAGAATGATTCTTCTATGGACAAGTATATTAGTAAACCTTGGCTTCTTAGGTTTTTTCAAATATTATAATTTTTTCCTGGATAATTTTATTACAGCCTTTTCATTTTTTGGACAAGAAATACAAGCTAATTCTCTAAATATCATTTTGCCGGTAGGAATAAGCTTCTATACCTTTCAGACATTGAGCTACACGATAGACGTTTACAAACGAAGACTTGAGCCAGCGAGAGACTTCATTACCTTTTCAGCATTTGTGAGTTTCTTTCCCCAGTTGGTTGCTGGTCCTATTGAAAGAGCAACCCATTTATTGCCGCAATTTTATGAAAAGCGGACTTTTGATTATTCAAAGGCCGTTGACGGAATGCGGCAAATACTTTGGGGTTTATTTAAGAAAATTGTAATTGCCGATAATTGTGCTGAATACGCAAATTTAATTTTTAATAATTCATCTGACTATTCAGGAAGCACATTGGTTTTGGGTGCCCTATTCTTCACCTTTCAAATTTATGGTGATTTCTCAGGTTATTCAGATATAGCAATAGGTACTTCCCGATTATTCGGTTTTGACTTGATGCAAAACTTTAACTACCCATACTTCTCAAGAGATATAGCGGAATTTTGGAGGCGTTGGCACATCTCCTTGTCAACCTGGTTTAGAGATTATTTATATATACCATTGGGTGGAAGTCGCGGTGGCACTCTGATGAAAGTGAGAAACACTTTTATCATTTTTATTGTTAGTGGATTTTGGCACGGTGCCAACTGGACATTCATCGTTTGGGGAGCGTTAAACGCGATTTATTTTTTACCGCTGTTACTGACTAATAACAACAGAAACCATTTGGAAACTGTAGCACAGGGAAAATCTTTGCCTTCATTAAAAGAACTTTCTTTAATATTAATAACGTTCAGTCTAACTGTTTTTGCCTGGATATTTTTTAGGGCTAGTAGCATAGAGCACGCAATAAGTTATATCTCTGAAATTCTGTCTCCTTCGCTTTTGACAGTTCCTGATTTTGCCGGAAGGCAAGGGGCTTTTTCAACCGTATTACTGGTAATGTTTTTTGTCTTAACTGAATGGAAAGGTAGAGAAGGACAATATGCTATTGCTGATGCTTTGCTAAAGAGAAAAAGATCAATTAGGTGGGTCTATTATCTAAGTATTGTTTTTTTAATATTCTGGTTCCAGGGAGACCAACAGGGCTTTATCTACTTTCAATTTTAA
- the ltrA gene encoding group II intron reverse transcriptase/maturase, giving the protein METYGVHRYLSELQADLRNRTYRYSPVRRVKIPKEKKGEYRMLSIPTIKDRIVQMAVKPECRPMIIEPLWEAVFIPSSYGFRPKRSAADAIKEINKNLGEGYHCIYDADLSKYFDSIPHNKLFVMLKERISDKGILDIIGQWLTAPIQLENAELLSNHQGTPQGGVVSPLLANIYLHAFERIVNNPNGKFAQSNIRIVRYADDFVLMSTQRYSRDIFRYIGWLMYRMELRLNREKTSILHISKKNLFFLGFEIRKHRSKFNRERRNYTVIKPSQKSRSKLFTKIRELLAKRRHWKIEWVVYKLNELLIGWLNYFSINKVAYIWGTVRVMVRHLNYKLYKWLKNKGRQAHKSLRQRPYRNLVAYKNLLDLDRIAEAKVCASENACESFMKNSIGKPDEGKLQVRFDEGATRLYPTAAFLILRNSINFLS; this is encoded by the coding sequence ATAGAGACCTATGGTGTTCATCGGTATCTCTCCGAGTTGCAAGCTGATTTACGCAACCGTACCTACCGCTACAGCCCTGTAAGAAGGGTCAAAATACCAAAGGAGAAAAAAGGGGAATATCGAATGCTAAGCATCCCTACCATCAAGGACAGAATAGTCCAGATGGCAGTCAAACCGGAATGCCGACCAATGATAATAGAACCTCTTTGGGAGGCGGTATTCATTCCAAGCTCTTATGGATTTAGACCTAAAAGATCTGCAGCAGATGCAATCAAAGAGATCAACAAGAACTTAGGTGAGGGATACCACTGCATCTACGATGCGGACTTGTCAAAATACTTTGACAGTATACCCCACAATAAGCTCTTCGTTATGCTAAAAGAACGCATAAGTGATAAAGGTATCCTTGATATCATTGGACAGTGGCTCACAGCACCCATTCAGTTAGAGAACGCAGAGCTACTATCTAATCATCAAGGGACTCCGCAAGGAGGGGTGGTTTCTCCACTGCTAGCAAACATTTACTTGCATGCCTTTGAAAGAATTGTAAATAACCCAAACGGAAAGTTTGCCCAGTCAAACATCAGAATCGTCCGTTATGCAGATGATTTTGTGTTGATGAGTACTCAGCGATACAGTAGAGACATCTTTCGCTATATCGGATGGCTGATGTACCGGATGGAGTTAAGGTTGAATCGGGAGAAGACCAGTATCCTACATATCAGTAAAAAGAATCTATTCTTTCTAGGATTTGAAATCCGTAAGCACCGCTCTAAGTTTAACAGGGAGCGTAGAAACTATACGGTGATAAAACCGAGTCAGAAGTCACGATCTAAGCTGTTTACCAAAATCCGTGAGCTATTAGCCAAACGGAGACACTGGAAGATAGAATGGGTTGTGTACAAACTCAATGAACTGCTGATAGGATGGTTAAATTACTTCTCCATTAACAAAGTAGCCTATATCTGGGGAACAGTAAGGGTTATGGTTAGACATCTGAATTACAAGCTGTACAAATGGCTGAAGAACAAAGGGAGACAAGCGCACAAGTCGCTACGCCAGCGACCTTACAGAAATCTTGTAGCTTACAAGAATCTGCTGGACTTGGATCGGATCGCCGAAGCGAAAGTATGCGCGTCTGAAAACGCTTGCGAAAGCTTCATGAAGAACTCTATCGGTAAGCCGGATGAGGGAAAACTTCAAGTCCGGTTTGATGAGGGGGCTACCAGGCTCTACCCTACGGCGGCATTCCTCATATTAAGAAACTCAATTAATTTCTTGAGCTAA